In the genome of Pogona vitticeps strain Pit_001003342236 chromosome 13, PviZW2.1, whole genome shotgun sequence, the window GAAGAAGTCTCTATGTCTCTGAGGCCGCACAGAATGGCATCTAACATATTTGGAGAAGGTGAAGGATCACTCAACTtgccaaagagaacaaaccctCCAGGTAAGAACCATCCTGTTCTTGATGACTTTATGCAGTGGCAAGTTTGGTTTTGATTGTAGAATGGATAGCTTTCTGTTACATTTCACCTTTCTAGGACAGAATTTACTATATTGTGTTACAACTCAAGAAGAATTTACTATATTGTGTTACAACtcaagaataatttaaaatccctTGTATTTGCTTGCATCTTTTGCCTGAGTGCCACATTGTATCTTCAGAAGAGTGTTTTGCCTCTGTGAATTACAACCCAGATTCATTTCGTCTGTTCATGCCTTGCatactttattttctttcatctgtttttcCTGTGAATTATAGTTAAAGAGATCAAAGAGATGATAAGAGAGAGCATCTGGACAAAACTGTCCAGTTAGTATTCATCATGGATTCAACCATTTTAGATAAATTGGATCCTTTTGTTTTCCAGATATTAGGCTTCTTTCCATGAGTTCTGTATTGTTCCCTGAGTCCATTGGGGCCAAGGATGGGGCACACAATACAGGAAAAATGTTTACCAGAACCCGTTCTAAAATAAATATAACAGTGATAAGGAACTCTTTTTCCAGGCCTTCTCTTGTTACCAGAAGACTCTAAATAAAATAGCTATCCTTGTAACTTCCATTACTACTGCTGCGTTGCAGGTGGGAAGGACAGTGGCATTTTTGAGGAGCATAAACCTAACCCTTCTCGGCAACTTACAAATCCACCAGGTGGAAAAGCCAGCAATATCTTTGGGTCTTCTCCACATGCCAGCACTGTCAAAGCACACCCAAACAAGCCCAAGGTAAATGAATGGATGCTAGATGGGTCGTATATAGCTTTCACCCATTTCCTTTACTTTAAGAAAAACTTTAGAGAAGCTGCTGCTGTATTGAagcataagaagctgccttatgttGAGTTAGACTGTTGGTCTACATAGCACAGAATTGTCAACACTAACTGGCAGCAACTCTTCAGGGTTTCAAACAGGAACTTTTCCAACTCGGTTTGGGAATGCCCCGGGCTTTCTACATGCAAAATATGTGCTTTTCCAATGGCAGTCATGAGCCATAGCCAACTTGAGTGATGGATTCTtgtaaatgaaatctttatgGTTTCACTTGTAGTACTGAGCTGAATATGAGGCTCTGAATATAGTGTTTAGAAGCACAGGTGCAATGGTCCCAGCGTGTGTAGGGGAAGCACATTGGGTTGCATGTCTAATGATTAAGTTGTGTGGGATTTTTTAGATTTATATTTTATGTATGTtatttgttgattttgttttggttAGTTTATAATAACTTTTgggtttattttaataataaaaaagaatgtgTGCAGCAAGTGCATTCTTATGCTGACCCAGCTTTCTGTCTGTTGCAGACTGCTAAAGTAAAATTGCATTTCTGACtacaaaaaaaatgttctgtagCAAGTACTAGATACAGAACCAAACCTGAGAAGCTGCTGTAATCTGTTTGCTTAGGATATCAAGCTGAATTGTCCCACGCATACAGACAACAGTGGAGAAATGCAAAGAACAGCTAGAAATACTGCCATTGAAAAACAGTGATGGCAAGAATTGCTGGCCTTTTGTGCTCACAAGAAATCCAGAAGTGGTtgtgatggctttttaaaagaggcagtttttttttaaagtgttattcttttccttctcaggATCATGCTGTAATCTTAAATGACAAAGGGGATTCACTCTTGGGAGCAAAACCGGAAGGTATGTGGAACAAGCTTTGTTTCTAGGGAGTGAACAGTTTCGAAGGATGAAcagtcttccacttttcccagttATACAActgtacttaaaatatttatttaacattttctttgcttttttgtctGTTCCTTAAACATGAACATGATCacaccaaaatatacacctttaataaaataaatcacagccTCTCCTACATGGGGAGTGACTAGCAAAATAAAAGCACATATTTCCCAAAAATCAAGGAAGACAGGCAGGCAAAATATACAATTAAAGCCCCTCTCCCAAACCACAATATGGACAGATTTCTCCTTACCACTTGATGTCTTCTCTTGTCTTCTTTTTGAATCCAGCAGGCAGCATAATAATCTAAGCACTTGGTTAGAGGGCTCATTTGGAGTGTGCTAAATAGGGATAAGGACACCTAGATCTCTGGGATGCCATTGGGTGCAGGCCTTGTATCCACATGACATATGCATCTTAAACAACCCActtccctttaaaagaaaagaaaaaaataaagcaaaaaagagcCTCATCCTATTTCCTCCTTccaagaagctttcaattttaaaaaaaatcttaaaaggcATAGCACTTCAGCGCTGCCCTaactaggttttttttaaaaatccttgctccctctccccctctgtggaagagcagaggaagtttttaatttctcagTGTTATTAATAGGCTAAGAACAAAAAGAATCCTACCCACACTAAAATGAGAAACCTCTGACCGGGAGCCAAAACGGTGGAGGTGAGGATGGGCTGGTTTTCACGGGCACAGTGGTCACCAGGAAAAGGAGCACACCAGCCTGTCCTCAGAGAACACCAAACAGCAGAACAAATCACCATAAAGCCACACCTAAGGAAGGAAAGGCTGCTCAGTGGCAGCAAAAAATAACCCTGCAAAATTGAAGAGGGATCCACCTTGCAGGATCCCAGGCCAAACTACAGGTTCACATCCTCCCGTAAGACATTCTGAGTAGTTGCTGATAGCCCTTTTTGGTCGCACGGCACTTCTGCCATACTCTCTACAACACTATTAGATACAAAAATTATACAGTAGGTGACTTTGCATACAACGCATGAAAGAAAGGTCACATACAGGTAGGAGccttctggtgcagtggttaaattgcagtactgcagccagaactTTGTTCAtaacccgggttcaatcccagctggctggcttgaggttcacctatcctttcatccttccatggttggtaaattgagtacccagcttgcggggcgGAGGGGGCAGCAATGTAcagcctgcataaataaattttaaaccacccagagaatgcttttaaCACTATGGTGTGGTATATAAGGAACACAATTTGGGTTTTtgggtggggttttttgcttttgcaaagGATGAATGAAAGGCTAAATGAAAGAGAAATGTGAAAGAACATGAAACTTGTATACTGGAAAGAGATCTCCtataactgtttttattttagagGCTTTCCTTACAGAATCGACAAAAGAAATTGaccatgaaaaaaggagccacttttgtgtgttcttttctttcatgTAAAGACAGAATCCTATCCCACACCTTGGCTAGGAGATTGCCAATGGGGCTTGGTTTTTCTGCAGAACCACCAAATACCAAAGTGTTCCTCTGTTAGTTTCTTAAGAGGTGTGTTGAATCCTCCAAATGGCATCTTACTATTATCTTCAAGATAAATTCTTTAGGTTGAAATAGTTTTGTGTCTCATTAAGAAGTGCTAACTGAATTACTAACTgaagacataccgtatttttcgcaccataagatgcacttttcccccacaaaacggggtggaaagtctgtgcgtcttatggagcaaagaaaacagattatattttccttttttcttctcctaaaaaattggtgcgtcttatggaaaggtgcgtcttatggagagaaaaatacggtatttgacaACTATTTCATCCTGTCATATTTTTAATACGTTTTACCATGGCCACTTAACAATGTATGTATCGTTTTCTTCagtgaaagaagacaaaaaacccCAGGTGGAAGATGTGAGTGGAGAACTGCAGAAGGAGAACACCAAGGAGCCTGGACACAAGATAGACAATCATGAGCCCAGACTGGGGCCACGGCCACGGTCACACAACAAAGTTCTTAATCCCCCTGGAGGCAAATCCAGCATTGTATTCTATTAGAAAATGCCACTCTCTTTTTCCCTAATGGAGTCAGCACAGAAATATGTTCCACGTTTCCAAGGTCTTGGTGCATCAGGAAGGAGGCATTTAGTGGTTTGTCTTATTCGACGGTCTGGCAGAATTTAGCTTGagcatttctgtttgtttccttttttaatgttACAGAACAGTCCTAAGCAAAGCCTTTGAGCCTGTATATTTTTGCTGCTTTCTGACCATGGTTAATGAAAAAAATCCTGTAAGGAGTTACAGTGCACATTCCTACTGAAGGtagaatattattttattaatactCAGATTAGGTAATATAGCCTTGAAGAAATTTTACCTGTGCTTGATAGCGCAGGGGCTACGCTAAATACAACCAAAGGCCAAACTGTAACCTAGAGTTGCCTCTTTATCTTGTTATAGAAACTGGGGGAGGAACAGACACCTTTACCATTCAAGAGGAGTAATAGCGAAAACAAAGTTGAGCAAGAATTAACTTTCTGGAACAGTCTCAAACGCCTTGACTTTCTGGGAATTTAAAGATGATGTGAGTTGAATGAGAAAGGAAAGAATATTTGCAGTTGTGGA includes:
- the JPT2 gene encoding jupiter microtubule associated homolog 2, which encodes MLQGPETETAKPSSRILKPPGGGSSNLFGSPEEVSMSLRPHRMASNIFGEGEGSLNLPKRTNPPGGKDSGIFEEHKPNPSRQLTNPPGGKASNIFGSSPHASTVKAHPNKPKDHAVILNDKGDSLLGAKPEVKEDKKPQVEDVSGELQKENTKEPGHKIDNHEPRLGPRPRSHNKVLNPPGGKSSIVFY